The following proteins are co-located in the Peromyscus maniculatus bairdii isolate BWxNUB_F1_BW_parent chromosome 23, HU_Pman_BW_mat_3.1, whole genome shotgun sequence genome:
- the Sun1 gene encoding SUN domain-containing protein 1 isoform X26: MSRRSLRLVTTAAYSSGDSQAVDLHVSTSRATPSKEKETRTVKQRRSASKPAFSINHLSGKGVSSSASHDSSCSLRNAAVLRHPVLDESLIREQTKVDHFWGLDDDGDLKGGNKAATQGNGELAAEVTASNGYTCRDCRMLSARTDALTAQSATHGTTSRVYSRDRTLKQRGASFYLDRTLWLAKYTSSSFASFVVQLFQVVLMKLSFESETYKLKGYESRAYESQSYETKSHGSEGKAASGIFWWLGSGWYQFVTLISWLNVFLLTRCLRNICKVFVLLLPLLLLLGAGLSLWGQGNFLSLLPVLNWTAMQPAQRVGEPESVHRPDPLPPSPPLKVDYEASPRPQESDMGQKVASLSVQCHNHEGRLAELTILLQKLQMRVDQVDDGREGLSLWVKDVVGQHLQEMGTTEPLGAKTDFMTFHRDHEVRLSNLEDILRKLTEKSEAIQKELEESKLRAGSRAEEQPLLDRVQHLELELNLLKSQLSDWQHLRTSCEQADARIQETVKLMFSEDQHDSSLEWLLQKLSSRFVSKDEVQLLLQDLELKVLQNITHHITVTGQPPTSEVIMSAMNEAGISGITEAQVHIIVNNALKLYSQDKTGMVDFALESGGGSILSTRCSETYETKTALLSLFGIPLWYFSQSPRVVIQPDIYPGNCWAFKGSQGYLVVRLSMRIYPTTFTMEHIPKTLSPAGNISSAPRDFAVYGLETEYQEEGQPLGRFTYDQEGDSLQMFHTLERPDQAFQIVELRVLSNWGHPEYTCLYRFRVHGEPVQ; the protein is encoded by the exons ATGTCCCGCCGCAGCTTGCGCCTGGTCACAACAGCAGCGTATAGCAGTGGGGACAGCCAGGCTGTTGACTTGCACGTCAGCACCAGCAGGGCCACCCCCTCCAAGGAGAAAGAAACCAG GACAGTCAAACAGCGCAGAAGCGCAAGCAAGCCAGCTTTTAGTATCAACCACCTGTCAGGGAAGGGAGTGTCCTCCAGCGCCAGCCATGACAGCTCTTGCAGCCTGCGGAATGCCGCGGTGCTTCGGCATCCTGTGCTAGATGAGTCTCTGATTCGCGAGCAGACCAAAGTGGACCACTTCTGGG gTCTTGACGATGATGGCGACCTTAAAG GTGGAAATAAAGCTGCCACTCAGGGAAACGGTGAACTGGCAGCCGAGGTGACAGCCAGCAATGGATACACCTGCCGTGACTGCAGGATGCTCTCAGCGCGCACTGATGCACTCACGGCCCAGTCTGCTACCCATGGGACCACCTCGAGGGTTTACTCCAGAGACAGAACTCTAAAACAGC GCGGTGCATCCTTTTACCTGGATAGGACTCTGTGGCTGGCCAAGTACACCTCCTCATCCTTTGCATCATTCGTAGTTCAACTTTTTCAAGTGGTTTTAATGAAGCTCAGTTTTGAATCAGAAACTTACAAATTGAAAGGCTATGAATCCAGAGCTTATGAATCACAAAGCTATGAGACAAAGAGCCATGGGTCAGaag GGAAGGCAGCCTCTGGAATCTTCTGGTGGCTAGGGAGTGGATGGTACCAATTTGTTACTTTGATTTCTTGGCTGAATGTGTTTCTTCTTACCAG GTGCCTTCGAAATATTTGCAAGGTTTTTGTCTTGCTCCTTCCACTCCTACTTTTACTAG GTGCTGGTCTCTCCCTATGGGGTCAGGGCAACTTCCTCTCACTCCTACCAGTGCTGAACTGGACGGCCATGCAGCCAGCACAGAGGGTGGGCGAGCCCGAGAGTGTGCACAGACCTGaccctcttccccccagcccacctctgaAG GTTGATTATGAGGCTTCCCCGCGGCCTCAAGAGAGTGACATGGGACAGAAAGTAGCCTCTTTGAGTGTGCAGTGCCACAACCACGAAGGGAGACTGGCAGAGCTGACGATCCTGCTTCAGAAGCTCCAGATGCGGGTGGACCAGGTGGACGATGGCAGGGAAGGGCTGTCCCTGTGGGTCAAGGATGTAGTTGGACAGCACCTGCAGGAGATGGGCACCACAGAACCACTCGGTGCTAAG ACTGACTTCATGACTTTTCACCGTGACCATGAAGTACGTCTCTCCAACTTGGAAGATATTCTTAGAAAACTGACAGAGAAATCTGAG GCTATCCAGAAGGAGctggaagaaagcaagctgagagcAGGCAG CAGGGCTGAAGAGCAGCCCCTCCTAGACCGTGTGCAGCACCTAGAACTGGAACTGAACCTGCTGAAGTCACAGCTGTCGGACTGGCAGCATCTGAGGACCAGCTGTGAGCAG GCCGATGCCCGCATCCAGGAGACTGTGAAACTCATGTTCTCTGAGGATCAGCACGACAGCTCCCTCGAGTGGCTGTTGCAGAAGCTTTCTTCTCGGTTCGTGAGCAAGGATGAGGTGCAGCTGCTTTTGCAGGACCTTGAGCTGAAAGTGCTGCAGAATATCACACACCACATCACAGTGACGGGACAGCCGCCGACATCTGAGGTCATCATGTCTGCCATGAACGAGGCAGGGATTTCAGGAATCACGGAAGCG CAAGTGCACATCATTGTGAACAATGCTCTGAAGCTGTACTCCCAAGACAAGACTGGGATGGTGGACTTTGCTCTGGAGTCTGGAG GTGGCAGCATCCTGAGCACTCGGTGCTCCGAGACCTATGAGACCAAGACGGCACTGCTGAGTCTGTTTGGGATCCCGCTGTGGTACTTCTCGCAGTCACCTCGTGTGGTGATCCAG CCCGACATCTACCCAGGGAATTGCTGGGCATTCAAAGGCTCTCAGGGGTATCTGGTGGTGCGGTTGTCCATGAGGATCTATCCAACCACGTTCACCATGGAGCACATTCCAAAGACGCTGTCACCCGCTGGTAACATCTCCAGTGCCCCCAGAGACTTCGCAGTCTAT GGACTGGAAACAGAGTATCAGGAAGAGGGGCAGCCTCTGGGACGGTTTACCTATGACCAGGAAGGAGACTCACTCCAGATGTTCCACACACTG GAAAGGCCTGACCAAGCCTTCCAGATAGTAGAGCTCCGGGTCCTATCCAACTGGGGCCACCCTGAGTACACCTGCCTCTACCGCTTCCGAGTCCATGGAGAACCTGTCCAGTAG